A window from Pseudomonas sp. MRSN 12121 encodes these proteins:
- a CDS encoding VOC family protein, producing MSHIHRITPCLWFDHQAETAAQFYCSIFEHSRITALTHYGKAGFEFHGRPEGSVMTVSFELDGQSFTGLNGGPLFQFSEAVSLQVNCQNQGEIDHFWSALSYGGDPQAQQCGWLKDKFGLSWQIVPSALARWMSGPDPAGAQRVMQALLAMKKLDIATLERAFAGET from the coding sequence ATGTCGCACATTCATCGCATCACGCCCTGCCTGTGGTTCGACCACCAGGCCGAAACCGCCGCCCAGTTCTACTGCTCGATCTTCGAGCACTCTCGCATCACCGCCCTCACCCATTACGGCAAGGCCGGGTTCGAGTTCCACGGTCGCCCCGAAGGCTCGGTGATGACCGTGTCCTTCGAGCTCGACGGCCAGAGCTTCACCGGCCTCAATGGCGGGCCGCTGTTCCAGTTCAGCGAAGCGGTTTCGTTGCAGGTCAACTGCCAGAACCAGGGGGAAATCGACCACTTCTGGAGCGCGCTGTCCTACGGTGGCGATCCCCAGGCCCAGCAGTGCGGCTGGCTCAAGGACAAGTTCGGGCTGTCCTGGCAGATCGTGCCCAGCGCGCTGGCCCGCTGGATGAGCGGCCCCGACCCGGCCGGCGCGCAGCGGGTGATGCAGGCCCTGCTGGCGATGAAAAAACTCGATATCGCCACCCTGGAGCGAGCCTTCGCCGGCGAGACCTAA
- a CDS encoding LysR family transcriptional regulator produces the protein MNQDPFDGLTEFLAVAEHKSFTQAASQLGVTPTAVSQAVKNLERRTGVLLFQRTTRRVALTEAGSSLFARLRPAATEIGDALAVLGSYRERPMGTLRLTAPRLSGALLLEPLIPRFRAAYPDVNLEISLDDATVDLVSEGFDAGIRLGESLEKDMIAVRLTPDLAWSVVGAPGYFARAGRPQTPEELTRHQGIGYRFITSGRPHRWEFRHRGRDFTVGVQGALVVNDRQLLLATARAGQGLAYACDIEIADDLASGRLERVLQAFVPPSSGLYLYFPSRTQSQPKLRAFIDTARAWVAEQERS, from the coding sequence ATGAACCAGGACCCTTTCGACGGCTTGACCGAGTTTCTCGCCGTCGCCGAGCACAAGAGCTTCACCCAGGCGGCCAGCCAGCTGGGGGTGACCCCGACCGCCGTGAGCCAGGCGGTGAAAAACCTCGAACGACGCACCGGCGTCTTGCTGTTCCAGCGCACCACTCGCCGCGTGGCCCTGACCGAGGCCGGCAGCAGCCTGTTCGCCCGCCTGCGCCCGGCCGCCACTGAAATCGGCGATGCCCTGGCGGTGCTCGGCAGCTACCGCGAGCGGCCAATGGGCACCTTGCGCCTGACCGCGCCGCGCCTGTCCGGCGCTCTGCTGCTGGAACCCTTGATTCCGCGTTTTCGCGCCGCCTACCCCGACGTCAACCTGGAGATTTCCCTGGACGACGCCACGGTGGATCTGGTGAGCGAGGGCTTCGACGCCGGCATCCGCCTGGGCGAGTCCCTGGAAAAGGACATGATCGCCGTGCGCCTGACCCCGGACCTGGCCTGGTCGGTGGTAGGCGCGCCAGGCTATTTCGCCCGGGCCGGCAGACCGCAGACTCCCGAAGAGCTGACCCGGCACCAAGGCATCGGCTATCGCTTCATCACTTCAGGCCGGCCCCATCGCTGGGAGTTTCGTCATAGGGGCCGGGATTTCACCGTCGGCGTCCAGGGCGCCCTGGTGGTCAACGACCGCCAACTGCTGCTCGCCACGGCACGGGCCGGCCAGGGGCTGGCCTACGCCTGCGACATCGAGATCGCCGACGACCTGGCCAGCGGGCGCCTGGAACGCGTGCTGCAAGCCTTCGTACCGCCCAGTTCCGGGCTGTACCTGTACTTTCCCAGCCGTACCCAGAGCCAGCCGAAACTGCGCGCCTTCATCGATACGGCCAGGGCCTGGGTGGCCGAACAAGAGCGCTCCTGA
- a CDS encoding oxidoreductase — protein MTSQTPFKRVWLITGASRGIGARITAAALAHGDAVVATARNAQSLIERFGAQPGLLAAQLDVTDEAQAREVAQSAVERFGRIDVLVNNAGFGLLGAVEEASSEEIRRVYETNVFGLLNVTRGVLAHMRAARSGHVINISSIGGYQSGAGYGVYCSTKFAVEGLSEALHSELAPLGVKVTVVEPGYFRTDFLDGNSLLESPARIADYEPTVGLVRQQAKAYNQQQPGDPDKLAQAMIALVEAQQPPLRLPLGTDTLAAIAAKNAYVEEETATWRALSASTDF, from the coding sequence ATGACTTCGCAAACCCCTTTCAAACGTGTCTGGCTGATCACCGGGGCTTCCCGCGGCATCGGCGCCAGGATCACCGCCGCGGCCCTGGCCCATGGCGATGCGGTGGTGGCTACCGCGCGCAATGCCCAGTCGCTCATCGAGCGTTTCGGTGCGCAGCCGGGCCTGCTCGCCGCGCAGCTGGACGTCACCGACGAGGCCCAGGCCCGGGAGGTGGCGCAGAGCGCTGTCGAGCGCTTCGGCCGCATCGATGTGCTGGTCAACAATGCCGGTTTCGGCCTGCTCGGCGCGGTGGAAGAGGCCAGCAGCGAGGAAATCCGCCGGGTCTATGAAACCAATGTGTTCGGCCTGCTCAACGTGACCCGCGGGGTGCTGGCGCACATGCGCGCCGCCCGCAGCGGCCATGTGATCAATATCTCTTCGATCGGCGGCTATCAATCGGGGGCGGGCTACGGCGTCTACTGCTCGACCAAGTTCGCTGTCGAAGGCCTGAGCGAAGCCTTGCACAGCGAGCTGGCGCCCCTGGGGGTGAAGGTCACGGTGGTGGAGCCGGGCTACTTCCGCACCGACTTTCTCGACGGCAATTCATTGCTGGAATCGCCCGCCCGCATCGCTGACTACGAGCCGACCGTCGGCCTGGTGCGGCAGCAGGCCAAGGCCTACAACCAGCAGCAGCCGGGCGACCCGGACAAGCTGGCGCAGGCGATGATCGCCCTGGTCGAGGCACAGCAACCGCCGCTGCGCCTGCCCCTGGGCACCGACACCCTGGCGGCCATCGCGGCGAAGAACGCCTATGTCGAGGAGGAAACCGCCACCTGGCGGGCGCTGTCGGCCTCCACCGACTTCTGA
- a CDS encoding GGDEF domain-containing protein — MFSPDKIAQAPAQVPAAETDEPSRQRLREQNRRAEQELAAVQVANLDRLTLLPNRHGFAVLAGDALRACRDLHCPATLLLFDLDDLHRISGAYGRDEGEAALKTFADGLRIAFRESDVVGHLEYSRFAVLLSGSERVEKLAIIARLQEILAERTSTSQRAYSLSFSIGQIEFAPDQPVDVEGLLARAGQP, encoded by the coding sequence ATGTTTTCCCCAGACAAGATTGCCCAGGCACCGGCCCAGGTGCCTGCTGCCGAGACGGACGAGCCGTCCCGGCAACGGTTGCGCGAGCAGAACCGCCGGGCCGAGCAGGAACTGGCCGCGGTGCAGGTGGCCAACCTCGACCGGCTGACGCTGTTGCCCAATCGCCATGGGTTCGCGGTACTGGCGGGCGATGCGCTGCGCGCCTGCCGGGACCTGCATTGCCCGGCGACCCTGTTGCTGTTCGACCTTGACGACCTGCACCGCATCAGCGGCGCCTACGGCCGGGACGAAGGCGAGGCGGCGCTGAAAACCTTCGCCGATGGCTTGCGCATCGCCTTTCGCGAAAGCGATGTGGTCGGACACCTGGAGTACTCGCGTTTCGCGGTGCTGCTGAGTGGCTCGGAGCGGGTCGAAAAGCTGGCGATCATCGCGCGCCTGCAGGAGATTCTCGCCGAGCGCACCAGCACCTCGCAGCGCGCCTACAGCCTCAGCTTCAGCATCGGCCAGATCGAGTTCGCCCCGGACCAGCCCGTGGATGTCGAAGGCCTGCTGGCCCGGGCCGGCCAGCCCTGA
- a CDS encoding MarR family winged helix-turn-helix transcriptional regulator → MHPPEPTSAGAALTDFILGMFRASNQTLAWGDRIVAPLGLTSARWQILGAIVAAQRPQPVAWLARDLEANRQNVQRIVNDLAREGLVTFEPNPHHRRAQLVTLTDKGTTAFNQAIGLYTPLVNELSAGLEEEEIRTALRVVTELRKRLAGPPDAEE, encoded by the coding sequence ATGCACCCACCTGAACCCACCTCGGCCGGAGCCGCCCTGACCGACTTCATCCTGGGCATGTTCCGCGCCAGCAATCAGACGCTGGCCTGGGGCGACCGGATCGTCGCGCCCCTGGGGCTGACCAGCGCCCGCTGGCAGATCCTCGGCGCAATCGTCGCGGCGCAGCGGCCGCAGCCGGTGGCCTGGCTGGCCCGCGACCTGGAAGCCAACCGCCAGAACGTGCAGCGCATCGTCAACGACCTGGCCAGGGAAGGCCTGGTGACCTTCGAGCCCAACCCGCATCACCGGCGCGCGCAACTGGTGACCCTGACCGACAAGGGCACGACCGCCTTCAACCAGGCCATCGGCCTGTATACCCCGCTGGTCAACGAGCTGTCGGCCGGGCTTGAGGAGGAAGAGATCCGTACCGCCCTACGGGTTGTCACCGAGCTGCGCAAACGCCTCGCCGGGCCGCCGGACGCCGAGGAATAA
- a CDS encoding antibiotic biosynthesis monooxygenase produces the protein MSLIRPLDPAFPIERQIALDASSVVLVNVFTLDPADEPVFLQAWQADAGFMRQQPGFISTQLHRAIGDSPTYLNYAVWESNAHFRAAFSHPEFRASLAAYPSSAVASPHLFQKVAVPGICVA, from the coding sequence ATGTCTTTGATTCGTCCCCTGGACCCCGCTTTTCCGATCGAACGCCAGATTGCCCTCGACGCCTCGTCGGTGGTCCTGGTCAATGTCTTTACCCTGGACCCGGCCGATGAACCGGTCTTTCTCCAGGCCTGGCAAGCCGATGCCGGCTTCATGCGGCAGCAGCCGGGGTTCATCTCCACCCAACTGCATCGCGCCATCGGCGACAGCCCGACCTACCTCAACTACGCCGTCTGGGAGTCCAACGCGCATTTCCGGGCGGCGTTCAGCCATCCCGAGTTCAGGGCCAGCCTCGCGGCCTATCCGTCCTCCGCGGTGGCTTCCCCGCACCTGTTCCAGAAGGTCGCGGTGCCGGGGATCTGCGTCGCCTAG
- a CDS encoding ABC transporter ATP-binding protein, whose product MNQDNLIEVRDLAVEFVVGEQQQRVVEGISFDIKRGETLALVGESGSGKSVTAHSILRLLPYPLARHPSGTIRYAGQDLLTQKEKTIRHIRGNRIAMIFQEPMTSLNPLHSIEKQINEVLGLHKGLTGKVATRRTLELLELVGIPEPHKRLKALPHELSGGQRQRVMIAMALANEPELLIADEPTTALDVTVQLKILELLKELQARLGMALLLISHDLNLVRRIAHRVCVMQRGRIVEQAPCEELFRAPQHPYTRELLAAEPSGGPAGNAIGRPLLQVEDLKVWFPIKKGLLRHTVDHVKAVDGINFSLPQGQTLGIVGESGSGKSTLGLAILRLIGSQGAIRFEDQQLDRLTQKQVRPLRREMQVVFQDPFGSLSPRMCVSQIVGEGLRIHQIGSPAEQEQAIIEALKEVGLDPETRHRYPHEFSGGQRQRIAIARALVLKPALILLDEPTSALDRTVQRQVVELLRRLQAKYNLTYLFISHDLAVVKALSHQLMVVKHGQVVEQGDAQQIFAAPQHPYTRQLLEAAFLAPAGQ is encoded by the coding sequence ATGAATCAGGACAATCTGATCGAAGTCCGCGACCTCGCCGTCGAGTTCGTCGTCGGCGAACAGCAGCAGCGCGTGGTCGAGGGCATCAGCTTCGACATCAAGCGCGGCGAAACCCTGGCCCTGGTCGGCGAAAGCGGTTCCGGCAAGTCGGTGACCGCGCATTCGATCCTGCGCCTGCTGCCCTACCCGCTGGCGCGCCATCCGTCCGGGACCATCCGGTACGCCGGCCAGGATCTGCTGACCCAGAAAGAGAAAACCATCCGGCATATCCGCGGCAACCGGATCGCGATGATTTTCCAGGAGCCCATGACCTCGCTCAATCCGTTGCACAGCATCGAAAAGCAGATCAACGAAGTGCTGGGCCTGCACAAGGGCCTGACCGGCAAGGTGGCCACCCGGCGCACCCTGGAGCTGCTGGAACTGGTGGGCATCCCCGAGCCGCACAAGCGCCTCAAGGCCCTGCCCCACGAGCTGTCCGGCGGCCAGCGGCAACGGGTGATGATCGCCATGGCCCTGGCCAACGAGCCGGAGCTGCTGATCGCCGACGAGCCGACCACGGCGCTGGACGTCACCGTACAACTGAAGATCCTCGAGCTGCTCAAGGAGCTGCAGGCGCGCCTGGGGATGGCCCTGCTGCTGATCAGCCACGACCTCAACCTGGTCCGGCGCATCGCCCACCGCGTCTGCGTGATGCAGCGCGGGCGCATCGTCGAGCAGGCGCCTTGCGAGGAACTGTTCCGCGCGCCGCAACATCCCTACACCCGCGAACTGCTGGCGGCCGAGCCCAGCGGCGGCCCGGCGGGCAACGCCATCGGCCGGCCGCTGTTGCAGGTCGAGGACCTGAAGGTCTGGTTCCCGATCAAGAAAGGCCTGCTGCGCCACACCGTCGACCATGTGAAGGCGGTGGACGGCATCAACTTCAGCCTGCCCCAGGGCCAGACCCTGGGCATCGTCGGCGAAAGCGGCTCGGGCAAGTCGACCCTGGGCCTGGCGATCCTGCGACTGATCGGTAGCCAGGGCGCCATCCGCTTCGAAGACCAGCAGCTGGACAGGCTCACGCAAAAGCAGGTGCGGCCGTTGCGCCGGGAAATGCAGGTGGTGTTCCAGGATCCGTTCGGCAGCCTCAGCCCGCGCATGTGTGTGAGCCAGATCGTCGGCGAAGGGCTGCGCATCCACCAGATCGGCAGCCCGGCCGAGCAGGAGCAGGCAATCATCGAGGCGCTCAAGGAAGTGGGACTGGACCCGGAGACCCGGCACCGCTACCCCCACGAATTTTCCGGCGGCCAGCGCCAGCGCATCGCCATCGCCCGCGCCCTGGTGCTCAAGCCGGCGCTGATCCTGCTGGACGAGCCGACCTCGGCGCTGGACCGCACCGTGCAACGCCAGGTGGTGGAACTGCTGCGCCGGCTGCAAGCCAAGTACAACCTGACCTACCTGTTCATCAGCCACGACCTGGCGGTGGTCAAGGCGCTGAGCCACCAGTTGATGGTGGTCAAGCACGGCCAGGTGGTGGAACAGGGCGACGCGCAGCAGATCTTCGCCGCCCCGCAACATCCCTACACCCGGCAACTGCTGGAAGCGGCCTTCCTGGCGCCGGCCGGCCAGTAG
- a CDS encoding ABC transporter permease: MNLSPLNRRRYELFKANKRGWWSLWLFLLLFGASLGAELIANDKPLVVHYDDGWYFPALKRYPETTFGGEFPLEANYKSPYIRELLAAKDAWVLWAPIRFSYQSINYDLKVPAPAPPSADNLLGTDDQGRDVLARVIYGFRVSVLFALTLTVLSSIIGVIAGALQGFYGGWVDLAGQRFLEIWSGLPVLYLLIILASFVQPNFWWLLGIMLLFSWMSLVDVVRAEFLRGRNLEYVRAARALGMQNGAIMFRHILPNAMVSTMTFMPFILTGAIGTLTALDFLGFGLPPGAPSLGELVAQGKSNLQAPWLGISAFAVLAIMLSLLVFIGESARDAFDPRK, encoded by the coding sequence ATGAACCTGTCCCCCCTCAATCGCCGGCGCTACGAGCTGTTCAAGGCCAACAAGCGCGGCTGGTGGTCGCTGTGGCTGTTCCTGCTGCTGTTCGGCGCCAGCCTGGGCGCCGAGCTGATCGCCAACGACAAGCCGCTGGTGGTGCACTACGACGACGGCTGGTACTTCCCGGCGCTCAAGCGCTACCCGGAAACCACCTTCGGCGGCGAATTCCCCCTCGAAGCCAACTACAAGAGCCCGTACATCCGCGAGCTGCTGGCGGCCAAGGACGCCTGGGTGCTGTGGGCGCCGATCCGCTTCAGCTACCAGAGCATCAACTACGACCTGAAAGTGCCGGCCCCGGCGCCACCCTCGGCGGACAACCTGTTGGGCACCGACGACCAGGGCCGCGACGTGCTGGCGCGGGTCATCTACGGCTTCCGGGTGTCGGTGCTGTTCGCCCTGACCCTGACCGTGCTCAGCTCGATCATCGGCGTCATCGCCGGGGCCCTGCAGGGCTTCTACGGCGGCTGGGTCGACCTGGCCGGGCAGCGCTTCCTGGAAATCTGGTCCGGGCTGCCGGTGCTCTACCTGCTGATCATCCTCGCCAGCTTCGTGCAGCCGAACTTCTGGTGGCTGCTGGGAATCATGCTGCTGTTCTCCTGGATGAGCCTGGTGGACGTGGTGCGCGCCGAGTTCCTGCGCGGGCGCAACCTGGAATACGTGCGCGCCGCCCGCGCCCTGGGCATGCAGAACGGCGCGATCATGTTCCGCCACATCCTGCCCAACGCCATGGTCTCGACCATGACCTTCATGCCGTTCATCCTCACCGGCGCCATCGGCACCCTGACCGCCCTCGACTTCCTCGGGTTCGGCCTGCCACCCGGCGCGCCGTCCCTGGGCGAACTGGTGGCCCAAGGCAAATCCAACCTGCAGGCGCCCTGGCTGGGCATCAGCGCGTTCGCCGTGCTGGCGATCATGCTGAGCCTGCTGGTGTTCATCGGCGAGTCCGCTCGCGATGCCTTCGACCCGAGGAAATGA
- a CDS encoding microcin C ABC transporter permease YejB: MLAYILRRLLLIIPTLFGILLINFVIIQAAPGGPVEQMIAKLEGFEGATSRIAGGGAEVSVAGSSYRGAQGLDPALVKEIEKMYGFDKSAPERLWIMIKNYATLDFGDSFFRDAKVVDLIREKLPVSISLGLWSTLIMYLVSIPLGIAKATRHGSHFDVWTSSAIIVGYAIPAFLFAILLIVMFAGGSYFDWFPLRGLTSNNFDQLSWGGKILDYFWHLALPVTALVIGNFATMTLLTKNSFLDEINKQYVITAKAKGLTRRRVLYGHVFRNAMLLVIAGFPAAFIGIFFTGSLLVEVIFSLDGLGLMSFEAAINRDYPVVFGTLFIFTLLGLVVKLIGDLTYTLVDPRIDFESREH; the protein is encoded by the coding sequence ATGCTGGCCTATATTCTGCGGCGCCTGCTGCTGATCATCCCCACCCTGTTCGGCATCCTACTGATCAACTTCGTGATCATCCAGGCCGCGCCCGGCGGCCCGGTGGAACAGATGATCGCCAAGCTCGAAGGCTTCGAGGGCGCCACCAGCCGGATCGCCGGCGGCGGCGCCGAGGTCTCGGTGGCCGGTTCCAGCTACCGCGGCGCCCAGGGCCTGGACCCGGCCCTGGTCAAGGAAATCGAGAAGATGTACGGCTTCGACAAGTCGGCGCCGGAACGCCTGTGGATCATGATCAAGAACTACGCCACCCTGGATTTCGGCGACAGCTTCTTCCGCGATGCCAAGGTGGTCGACCTGATCCGCGAGAAACTCCCGGTGTCGATCTCCCTGGGCCTGTGGAGCACCCTGATCATGTACCTGGTGTCGATCCCCCTGGGGATCGCCAAGGCCACCCGCCACGGCAGCCACTTCGACGTCTGGACCAGCTCGGCGATCATCGTCGGCTACGCGATCCCGGCGTTCCTGTTCGCCATCCTGCTGATCGTGATGTTCGCCGGCGGCAGTTATTTCGACTGGTTCCCGTTGCGCGGCCTGACCTCGAACAACTTCGACCAGTTGAGCTGGGGCGGCAAGATCCTCGACTACTTCTGGCACCTGGCCCTGCCGGTGACCGCGCTGGTGATCGGCAACTTCGCCACCATGACCCTGCTGACCAAGAACAGCTTCCTCGACGAGATCAACAAGCAGTACGTGATCACCGCCAAGGCCAAGGGCCTGACCCGCCGGCGCGTGCTCTACGGCCACGTGTTCCGCAATGCCATGCTGCTGGTGATCGCCGGCTTTCCCGCGGCCTTCATCGGCATCTTCTTCACCGGCTCCCTGCTGGTGGAGGTGATCTTCTCCCTCGACGGCCTGGGCCTGATGAGCTTCGAGGCGGCGATCAACCGCGATTACCCGGTGGTGTTCGGCACCCTGTTCATCTTCACCCTGCTGGGGCTGGTGGTGAAACTGATCGGCGACCTGACCTACACCCTGGTCGACCCACGCATCGACTTCGAAAGCCGGGAGCATTGA
- a CDS encoding extracellular solute-binding protein, producing the protein MMPLLLRAGAVLLTGVACLAQAAPQHALTLYNEPPKYPANFQHFDYVNPDAPKGGTFREAGFGGFDSLNPFINKGVPADNIGLIYDTLMRQSLDEPFTEYGLVAGKIEKAPDNSWVRFYLRPEARFHDGHPIHAEDVVFSFQTLMKAGAPMYRGYYADVDEVIAEDPLKVLFKFKHTNNRELPLILGQLPVLPKHWWEHRDFAKGNLEMPLGSGPYKVAEVKAGRSVRYERVKDYWARDLPINRGQFNFDVMTTDYFRDNTVALEALKAGQFDYWLEISAKNWANAYNVPAVAEGRLIKEQIPNGNPTGMQGFVYNLRRPLFQDVRVRKALSLLLDFEWTNKQLFNGAYTRTRSYFENSEMAATGLPGADELAILEPLRGKIPDPVFTEAFQPSMCDGSGMIRSQQRQAYQLLQEAGWRIVDDKMVDAQGKPVVIEFLLAQTEFERVLLPFKRNLADLGIDLVIRRVDVSQYINRLRSRDFDMVVGSFPQSNSPGNEQREYWKSSSADNPGSRNFIGLKDPTIDALVEDLINADSRHSLVTHARALDRVLQWGYYVIPNWHIKTWRVAYWDHLGHPKVSPKYDIGTQTWWIKPDATPAVTPDTHSQAAPDGVEQ; encoded by the coding sequence ATGATGCCCCTGCTCCTGCGGGCCGGCGCCGTGCTGCTGACGGGCGTCGCCTGCCTCGCCCAGGCTGCCCCGCAACACGCCCTGACCCTGTACAACGAACCGCCGAAGTACCCGGCGAACTTCCAGCACTTCGACTACGTCAACCCGGACGCGCCCAAGGGCGGCACCTTCCGCGAGGCCGGCTTCGGCGGCTTCGACAGCCTCAACCCGTTCATCAACAAAGGCGTGCCGGCGGACAACATCGGCCTGATCTACGACACCCTGATGCGCCAGAGCCTGGACGAACCCTTCACCGAGTACGGCCTGGTCGCCGGCAAGATCGAGAAGGCCCCGGACAACAGCTGGGTGCGCTTCTACCTGCGCCCCGAGGCGCGCTTCCACGATGGCCACCCGATCCATGCCGAAGATGTGGTGTTCAGCTTCCAGACCCTGATGAAGGCCGGCGCGCCGATGTACCGTGGCTACTACGCCGACGTCGACGAGGTGATCGCCGAAGACCCGCTCAAGGTGCTGTTCAAGTTCAAGCACACCAACAATCGCGAGCTGCCGCTGATTCTCGGCCAGTTGCCGGTGCTGCCCAAGCACTGGTGGGAACACCGCGACTTCGCCAAGGGCAACCTGGAAATGCCCCTCGGCAGCGGCCCGTACAAGGTGGCCGAAGTGAAGGCCGGGCGCTCGGTGCGCTACGAGCGGGTCAAGGACTACTGGGCCCGGGACCTGCCGATCAACCGCGGCCAGTTCAACTTCGACGTCATGACCACCGACTACTTCCGCGACAACACCGTGGCCCTGGAAGCGCTCAAGGCCGGGCAGTTCGACTACTGGCTGGAAATCAGCGCGAAGAACTGGGCCAACGCCTACAACGTCCCGGCCGTGGCCGAAGGCCGGCTGATCAAGGAACAGATCCCCAACGGCAACCCCACCGGCATGCAGGGCTTCGTCTACAACCTGCGCCGGCCGCTGTTCCAGGACGTGCGGGTGCGCAAGGCCCTGAGCCTGCTGCTGGACTTCGAGTGGACCAACAAGCAGCTGTTCAACGGCGCCTACACCCGCACCCGCAGCTACTTCGAGAACTCGGAAATGGCCGCCACCGGGCTGCCGGGCGCCGACGAGCTGGCGATCCTCGAACCGCTGCGCGGCAAGATCCCCGACCCGGTGTTCACCGAGGCCTTCCAGCCGTCGATGTGCGACGGCAGCGGGATGATCCGCTCGCAGCAGCGCCAGGCCTATCAATTGCTGCAGGAAGCCGGCTGGCGCATCGTCGACGACAAGATGGTCGACGCCCAGGGCAAGCCGGTGGTGATCGAGTTCCTGCTGGCCCAGACCGAATTCGAGCGCGTGCTGCTGCCGTTCAAGCGCAACCTCGCGGACCTGGGCATCGACCTGGTGATCCGCCGGGTCGACGTGTCGCAGTACATCAACCGCCTGCGCTCGCGGGACTTCGACATGGTGGTCGGCAGCTTCCCGCAATCCAATTCACCGGGTAACGAACAGCGCGAATACTGGAAGTCCTCCAGCGCCGACAATCCCGGCAGCCGCAACTTCATCGGCCTCAAGGACCCGACCATCGACGCCCTGGTGGAAGACCTGATCAACGCCGACTCGCGCCACAGCCTGGTGACCCATGCCCGCGCCCTGGACCGGGTGCTGCAATGGGGCTACTACGTGATTCCCAACTGGCACATCAAGACCTGGCGCGTGGCCTACTGGGACCACCTGGGGCACCCGAAGGTCTCGCCCAAGTACGACATCGGCACCCAGACCTGGTGGATCAAGCCCGACGCCACGCCGGCCGTGACCCCGGACACCCACTCGCAGGCCGCCCCCGACGGCGTGGAGCAATAA